The Anaerotignum faecicola region TGCTTTAATAGAATCCTTTATTTTCTATCCTGCAGAACGGTTTGATATTGTCGGCAAACAGCTCTTAAAAGCAAACAGAAAATTATATATCGTAGACCTCGGTCTGCGTAATTATATTCTGCCACGCCAGAATTATGACCTTGGATTTTCTCTTGAAAACATTGTTTTCTTCGAGCTTCTTCGTAGAGGTTATAGAGTAATGATTGGAAAAGTCGGAAACACAGAAGTGGATTTTGTTGCTGAAAAAAATGGTGTCTATAGCTATATTCAAGTTACTGCGGATATGACTGCAAAAGAAACTTTTGAGCGTGAACTCAAACCATTATCGAATATCAGAGACAACTACGAAAAAATTGTCCTTACCGCAGATCGTTTCACTCCCGGCAACTATAACGGCATACAGGTAAAATACCTTCCCGATTGGCTGCTTGGGAAAGATTCATAAACAAAAAGAGTCTTGGATTCAAATTCTAAGACTCTTTTATACCATTTTTTCATAAATTAAATCCTTTCGTTTGCCATAGGCGGAAACCCACTACCTTCAGGTGGTGGGAGGAGCCTTGTTAATCTTTAGCCATTAACCCTGACTTTCAATATACTTTTGTATAGTCGCTGACGATACTTCTCCAATACTGCAAGCAAAGTATCCGTCTGACCAAAATATCCTTTTCTTCCAATACTGTTTAGACAGAAACGAACCATACTTTTGCCATAGGCAATATGTTGTTTCTTGTTTTACAATCTTAACAATGTCACAAACCCTATCAGTCGTATCATAACTTATTAAGAAATGCATGTGGTCTTTGTCTGCTTCCATAGCGATTATTTCGTAGCCACGAGTATTGGGTATATCAAAAATCTTTTGCTTAACATCGTCAGCAATAGAACCTTTTAGTAGTTTCTTACGATATTTAGTTACAAGAACTATATGTACTTTTAGACTGTATTTTCGTCTGTTATGACGATTATATCTATTGTCCATAGTCTACCTCTGATAATGATTGACTTTCACTATCTATTATTATATATTATATCTAGTGAAATATCAATGAAGGGAGTACATCTATGGAACAGATGACTATAACCGCAAAAGTTCAAATAGCCGCTACTGATGCAGATAAAGTTTTGCTTGATGAAACTATGTCTGTTTATCGTGATGCCTGTAATTATGTTTCAGGCTATGTATTCCAAACTCATGATTTAAAGCAGTTTTCACTGAATAAAGTTTTGTATTCTACTCTAAGAGAAAAATTTGGTCTGAAATCGCAAATGGCTCAGTCCGTTTTGAAAACGGTCATTGCAAGATATAGAACTATTCTCGAAAATCAAAATAAATGGATACGACCAACCTTCAAGAAACCTCAGTATGATTTAGTTTGGAACAGAGATTATTCTTTAACGCAAAACTGTTTTTCTGTGAATACGCTGAATGGTCGTGTTAAACTGCCATATTTCGCTGAAGGTATGTCTAAATATTTTGACCACACAATCTATAGGTTTGGTACAGCTAAGCTCACAAACAAACATGGCAAATATTATCTTTACATACCCGTAACTTATGATGTCGAAAAAAGTAATATTTCTGACATTTGTAATGTCGTAGGCATTGACAGAGGAATTAACTTCGTTGTTGCAACCTATGACAGTCATCACAAGTCTGGATTTGTTAGTGGAAAAGCTATCAAGCAGAAACGTGCTAATTATTCCAAACTTCGTAAAGAACTCCAAATGCGACAAACTCCATCTTCAAGGCGAAGATTAAAAGCTATCGGTCATCGAGAAAACCGTTGGATGCAAGATGTGAACCATTGTGTATCAAAGGCACTTGTTGAGAATAACCCGAAGCACACACTCTTTGTATTAGAAGATTTATCGGGTATTCGTAATGCTACAGAGCGTGTCAAAACAAAAGACCGTTATGTTTCTGTGTCGTGGTCGTTCTATGATTTAGAACAGAAACTAATTTATAAGGCAAAGCAGAATCAATCTTCTGTAATTAAGGTAGACCCTCGTTATACAAGTCAATGTTGTCCTGTTTGTGGGCATACGGAAAAGTCTAACCGTAACAAGAAAATACATTTGTTTACTTGTAAAAACTGTGGCTATCAGTCCAATGATGACCGTATCGGAGCTATGAATCTGTATCGTATGGGAATAAACTATCTTTCTGATAGCCAGAGTACCAAAGAATCTAACGATTCTTATACAGTTGCAACAGAGTAAACTTTGTTGCAAAGGGTGCTGTCAACCACCCTGCGATGTAACGCCACTTTAGATAGCGATATCTATTGAGATGAAAGGTCGGAGGCGTAAGCTGTTAGTACGACTGGGCAGTTACAAGCCCATGACCTTTAGGTCGTGGGTAGTTGACTATGTATTATCTGTTATTTTACAGAAAATCCGAGAGACCGTTTCAAGTTTTGTGTAAACGCTAAAAACTGATATAAGATTTGTGAATAGTTACAAATGGGCAGAGCCGATTTTCCGGATTCTGCCCATATCTGCATTATACAGGAGTTTTTGGGCATGTCAATAAAACCTGCCTAAAACAAGCTGTTTTTACAGGTTGCGTCTGATTAGACGTTCTTCAAAATAGATTTCCAGCTGGGAATGGATCTGCCCCCAGTCCTGCCGGTGTCCTGTCCATTTCTTAGTAATATCCATAGTCGCAAGATACAGCATTTTTAAAAGGCTGTCATCCGATGGGAAAACGGTCTTGCTTTTGGTTACTTTCCGGAGCTGGCGGTTGAACCCCTCAATGGCATTCGTGGTGTAAATCAGTCGACGTACCGCCTCCGGATACTTGAAATAAGTGGATAACGTAGCCCAGTTGTCATGCCATGATTTATAAATCTTTGGATACTTGGAATCCCATTTATCTTTGAACAATTCTAACTCATTTAAAGCTGTTTCTTCCGTTGGAGCCGCATATACAAGTTTCAGATCGGACATCAGCTTTTTGATGTCTTTGTAGGAAACAAACTTCGTTGAATTGCGAATCTGATGAATGATACACTGCTGGATTTCTGTTTTTGGATAAACAGCTTCAATTGCCTGTGGAAATCCATTTAGTCCATCCACACATGCTATCAGGATATCTTCAACTCCGCGGTTCTTTAGTCCATTCATGATGGAGAGCCAGAACTTGGGACTTTCATTTTCTCCAACATACATACCAAGAATGTCCTTTTTTCCGTTCATATCGATGCCAAGAGCAATGTAAACTGCACGTTTTACAATGCGTCCTTCGCTTCGGACATGATAGTGGATAGCATCCATAAATACGACAGCATACACTTCTTCCAACGGACGTTCCTGCCATTCTTTTACAATTGGAAG contains the following coding sequences:
- the tnpA gene encoding IS200/IS605 family transposase, yielding MDNRYNRHNRRKYSLKVHIVLVTKYRKKLLKGSIADDVKQKIFDIPNTRGYEIIAMEADKDHMHFLISYDTTDRVCDIVKIVKQETTYCLWQKYGSFLSKQYWKKRIFWSDGYFACSIGEVSSATIQKYIESQG
- a CDS encoding IS256 family transposase, producing MREMMRDYLKNNDISIKDGADVNSIMRDMMSVLLEGTLDEELDEELGYSKYDYRNKETDNSRNGHSSKTMHTSYGDMNVAIPRDRNGEYEPQLIKKYQNTVTQDMEEKILSMYAKGMTTGDIEAHMRELYDIDISDSTISRITDKILPIVKEWQERPLEEVYAVVFMDAIHYHVRSEGRIVKRAVYIALGIDMNGKKDILGMYVGENESPKFWLSIMNGLKNRGVEDILIACVDGLNGFPQAIEAVYPKTEIQQCIIHQIRNSTKFVSYKDIKKLMSDLKLVYAAPTEETALNELELFKDKWDSKYPKIYKSWHDNWATLSTYFKYPEAVRRLIYTTNAIEGFNRQLRKVTKSKTVFPSDDSLLKMLYLATMDITKKWTGHRQDWGQIHSQLEIYFEERLIRRNL
- a CDS encoding RNA-guided endonuclease TnpB family protein — its product is MEQMTITAKVQIAATDADKVLLDETMSVYRDACNYVSGYVFQTHDLKQFSLNKVLYSTLREKFGLKSQMAQSVLKTVIARYRTILENQNKWIRPTFKKPQYDLVWNRDYSLTQNCFSVNTLNGRVKLPYFAEGMSKYFDHTIYRFGTAKLTNKHGKYYLYIPVTYDVEKSNISDICNVVGIDRGINFVVATYDSHHKSGFVSGKAIKQKRANYSKLRKELQMRQTPSSRRRLKAIGHRENRWMQDVNHCVSKALVENNPKHTLFVLEDLSGIRNATERVKTKDRYVSVSWSFYDLEQKLIYKAKQNQSSVIKVDPRYTSQCCPVCGHTEKSNRNKKIHLFTCKNCGYQSNDDRIGAMNLYRMGINYLSDSQSTKESNDSYTVATE